Genomic window (Daucus carota subsp. sativus chromosome 5, DH1 v3.0, whole genome shotgun sequence):
TTCATATCAACAACATGTAGGTCTGCTAGCTTAAACccctcaaaatatttttaaaaagttttctccTCAAATAATACATCCGGACCAATTATGTTAGCAATCTTCCTAAAagatctaaaaaaatatattacaattaGAAATTTAATTGCACATCATCTTTAAGTCATAATCATCAACAGTAAAAAATCATGCATCATTCAAAGTGTACAAGGATCCCAAACTGCTGCAAAAGAAGCTGTGTAGGAAACCAGCATACGATATGGTTTGACGAAATAAAGTAATCTGAGATCCAATgtcaaatcttgaaaaaaaaaaaaagagagaccTTTTTCAAACAATTAGGAGAAAGGAAGTACTTGTTTTGTATAGCCTGGTGAGAAATTTGAAGTAAATAAGGTTACAACAATACTTAAGAAGCTCTCTTAGGAGGAGACATATTACTAATTAAAGATGTCGTCGTGCTGATAGACAATATCTGTACCAGCAAACCTGATAATTGAAGTGAAGGCATTAAATGACAAGAAACTTTCAAGACTTCTGTTATATAATGTAATTAGTTGTAAGAAATATGGAACTCACCAACTAAGACATCACCAACACCGATAAGTTCAAATTTCTTCGCTTCCCAGACAGTGGAATCCTGGACAATCTACTGAAATTATGACTCAAATTAGCTATCACATCTTATATAAGATTAACGTTAGAGAGGAAATTGATCAATAATATCATGCTTATATGATATAGTTTTCTTTTTGCCAGGAGAGGATGTGTTGTATGGATATGGGCAGTAAGTGTAGAAGTGGACATTTGACACTCCCAAGTAAACTTTTTATAATTGTTCCAAGGGCACTTGTAGGACTCCCATCTCCATGTAAATTAGGTCAAAATGGTATAATTATAACTACTAGATGGCATAGAAAAGAAAACCTTACAAATGTTCCCAAATATTTATTTGCTTGCAGATTATGGCAGCATGAATACAGATTGGAGAGAAGCTAGGTGAACAAAATAGAATCAACAACAAAAGATATCTTATTTTCATTCTTAGGTCAATAAAAATAATGTGAACATACTCTTTCTACAATAAAAGTAGCGAAGAATCATGGGACTTCTCCGATACCCTTATGTCTTGGAAATGAACTCAATCACGGAAATGACCGGGCAAAAGAGAATGACTACTTCTTAATTACCGAATGCCCCTCCCCATGACTAACTAAACTATAAGTAAGTGTACCGGCTTAATTAGTCATTTTATTGTTCTGCACCTAACCAATTATAGGAAGGAGCCCTTCATTTTCTTAATCCTCCAGGAAGACTCTTATATGGAGTGTTCACATTAAAGCAGTATTTTGATAAAGCTTATTGTATCCATAAAGTGTCCCTTGGCTGGAACAATTATCTTTTAGAGACTCAGACTATACCTGACATTTCTATTATACTCCGTGATACTTAATCCTTAAATTGGGAGGTATAGCAAGGCAGTCATCTCTTTGGGTTACAGTCGATTAAGGAGCAGGAGCGGTGAGGCAATTGACTAATCGCACTTTTGTAATAGAAATGATTTTTTTGTCTAGTAAGTGTAAGAAAATAAAGATCATATTGAGAGAGAAAAATGTAAAGAAACAGCAATTAAGAAAGTAATATTGAGAAGATGAAACTACAATCCAAGATTTGTATATTTGTACTACTTTTACTTTGTttctatttgtttaattttttttgttaaatttctatataaaaaattaggataTTTATTTCTCTATTCCTTTTTGCAGATAACTCTTCCTCCTTTAtaacattttaaataaaaaagatatcattacatttctataatttaatttttcaatttgaaaGATAAGCGTCTATATACATTTTTGTAACCCTGAATAAGTATTTTCATTAAGGAGATGCCTTCAATCTCCATTAATTGATAGAAGGCAATTATCTCCCCACCTCACCTCCACTAATTAGCACTGGTTTAACTCGAACCACATGGAATCAAAATTTCTATTCTGTCatccaaattcataaatatgGAAGAAGATATACTTGATTAATTCAAAGATATTATGCCTCCATGGCGCACATTTTATATACAGTCAAGGTCATTACCTTGTCCGACACTCTGTCCGTGCATGTCTTTGGTTGAAAATAAAACCATATAGGTAGCACATGCTTataaatataacttttttttgactaatatggcttatagccttacaaagtgagtatctgttcgaagatattctcggggtgagccagagtcgaacccatgacctgggacgacagaggataaacccttaaATATAACTAATCATGCTAATTAGTATACTCATATGACCTTTTCAATACGATTGAGAGGGATATTACAGTACATAAGACTAAAGATGATGAAACGCTAGGCAAAATTAATAGGAGTCACCGGTCCTTACAAGTCAAAAACAACCATTGAATAGGGAAGATTATAAATCAGCATACCTCTTGTAAAATATTACTCTTCAGAACACTAACAattgaaagcaacattcccagCGAGGAGCACACGATGTAAAACTTTAACATGTTTACTCGACTCCGCTTCCGTCCTTGAACAAAACACCCAAAATAATATTAAGTATAAACACTACAAACAAACCATGAAAACGCCATCTAAGCTTTAGCTATTACCTATTTCCCCAAAtagcaaagaaaagaaagaaatcgCGGTGGCTGACACAGCTAGCTGATCAGTACTTCCATCCTTGGAATATGAATAGAATAACAGCAATGCTCCTAACAACTGAACAACAGCCTAAAATACAATGACAAACATAATCACGCAAAGTGAAAGTACAGAACACGCGATGCATCcaagtgaaaaataatattaataacaaatcGCTTAAAACACACTATACTCTACAAACAACATCAGTTTCTCAATCAATAGGTAGTTAATTATCTAATTTGTCAATAACATTGAAACCCGAAAATATCGAAATTATAATACAGTTAACAGAATTAGGAAAGAATTACCtgagaaaagatgaagaaaGAGAGACGAGACTTTGCTTTGGCTACCTTTTTGTATCCTATTAATAAAATAAGCAATGATAGAATAAGAATACAACATTGAAGTATTAAGAACCCTAATTACTTATACAATACATACAGATCGGGATAAAAAAGATTAATAAGAGAAAATAGAAGGAAGCATACTGGAATCGACGACCATGCGGTAAGAGAAATCAGAGCCGTCAGTGCCAGATGGTCTTCCATTCCCTGTTTTTCTCTGCTGCATCTCTCTCTGCCTTGGGTAGTAATATGCGTTGTTTGTTCAAACGGCAGCAGTCTATTTACTATTTAGACACTACTGCCGGTGAGCCGGTGAGGTACAGTGGTACTGGTTTCAATGATTTTACAGATTTTATAATTTAGGGgcttataaatagttttgtccgattatgaaaaaaaaaaaaaatagttttgttcgataaaaaaaaaaatcaattttgagAAAATAAAACTTTATATAGAGTGGTGTATATAACAAACAATTCCTCTTTTAGAAATGAtttctttttgaatatattatcccttattatttgtataatgtatatacttttataaataaattaatattcttcttgttttttttttttttttaggatcCTTGGTAGAGATTTTTATGGGTTTTTCTCCTCTCAGACATTAAAgtattattatctaaacgtGTGGAGATATCCTGCATGTTTTTCGATTagctgataattttttttggatgaaTGAAGTCCCTTGTAGCGGCTAttgtatctcgagatacaactcatctacgagtatgtagatcctgacaaaaaaaataacaaacaattcaaattttaaaaaataagaactttatatattgatgggaggattattttttttctattatgAAATTCGGTTGTATTCAacttaagttttaaaaaaatatatcacgatatttaattagaattttaaattatgtgataaatatgatgatattcaatcaagattttaaattatacttaaaaatccaattatattaaatgagaTTATTTaatatccattaaaatctgagtTGAAATTCTTTTCCATTTCAAGATATTACCTGTATTTGGACTTTGGAGAGGCTCTGCCACCATTCTCCCATATGGTCAGACTGAGGTCCAAAACTTAGCCTATCCTGGAAACATTTTGGATCCTCTCCTGGAATGCCGTGGATCACTATTGGATCAAAATTGGTATTTGGCTCCTATATAAGACTGCCAATTCTTCACTGAATTTGAGCTGTTACATGAGGCTACTGGTTCCGGTATCAACATGTACCTTGGAGATCCTAAGGCTCAATATTGTAAAGATTGATGTCTTTATTGGCATCTAGGCCACTCCTTTTAGAATTAATCTTTTTTTCTTAGATAGCAATCCACCACACCAGTTCTTCATCAGTTGGATGGAACGAGAAACCAGGAGGGACTACATGAGAAGATGTATCCATTTTTGTCTTTCAATAATCATCTAATCCGATTCAGACCTGCAACTgatcattaataataattaattgtcATTTAGTTATAGACGGTCCATTTTATTTTTCACGCATTCTTGGACCAAGAGAGCAAAAAATAAAGATAGGCAGAACATAGAGTGAAAACATAAACAATTCTTGTTGGTAGAAACAAGAAATTTATATCTGTttctgcaatgtactcagcatGCAGAAAGTTCAATTGCTGGCAGGAGATCTAATCAGAGTAATTCCTGAGGACTGAAGTTACATAGCACACGATACGATGACAATGTACAATCTCCGCAATTGAGGTATATGAAGTCTAGAACCTAGTTCATATAATCACACGCACTGCAAATTATAGTcaataatatatactatattcaACCACCAACCTTTGGAGTTTTTTCAAATTAGAAGAGGGCAGGTGCCAATTTCAATCACAAAACAGTGCCTGGAATTAGCCATGCAGCATACCCCTTGGCCCTTGGGGACAATAATACCAAGCAGCTGAGCCACGCCATAGCTCTTCCATGGCCATATTTTGGTGACATAAGGATCAAAGAGCAAACTTAGGGCTCTAAATACTAAATGACCTTCTATTTCTTAACTTTTTCTATTCCATGCTCATCGCAAAGCCAATAATTGATTAAGCAGTCAGGGAGGCACCATTTTGCTGATCATAATGAATAAACTATTAACAGACCCCCCTTTGGCCTTGCTTGATTCTGCGTGTGGCCCtgcgattttttttttatgtcccCTATCTCTAACCCTGGTAAAGGCTTCTATACATTCTAAATTAAGTAAGAACAATTATTTTAAGAGGTTgcatatatatagttgtaaaatctgactcCAGTGAGGAACTCTTGAGATCCTGTTTGTAAATATAACGAGGCTCCAATTCACAACTTGTTTTTGGACAAGTTCAGAATGTCTTAATAAGtgccaaatatataattaaaagcaGTGTCATAGTGATTAGTAAATTATTTTGGTGTATAAATTCTATCTAGCATTTCTTATAATTGTGCTTTCTTATTAacataataatctaaaatactTTATTACTGAAGAGAATGGAAAAGATGAGAGAAAGAGGTGCGACGGAAATTGAAATGAaggaaaacaaatttttttttattgaaaaatatgttTTAGGACATGTAGACTACTTAAAAATAAGACATATGTTAAAAGTCTAAGTATTTTAAGACATAAGTGAAACATCTTTGGAACAATTGTATGTGTCAAATATCTTACATCTTGGTTTAATACAtgattttatgaaaatttgcTATTATATCTAATGAGAATTATGCATGCAGGAATAAGGTACGAGTTGGCTGAGTTGTAGAGTGCAAGGAGGCCAACGTGTCCATTTACTTTATcgcattttattttatcatactAGTAGTTGTGACATGC
Coding sequences:
- the LOC108223686 gene encoding uncharacterized protein LOC108223686 yields the protein MQQRKTGNGRPSGTDGSDFSYRMVVDSRYKKVAKAKSRLSFFIFSQAVVQLLGALLLFYSYSKDGSTDQLAVSATAISFFSLLFGEIGRKRSRVNMLKFYIVCSSLGMLLSIVSVLKSNILQEIVQDSTVWEAKKFELIGVGDVLVGLLVQILSISTTTSLISNMSPPKRAS